The DNA window ATAAAAAGCGGCTACGCCGCTAGGAATCTCCAAGTATAAATGTAAAAGTTGTTAAGCCCCTTGGTGTATTCTCAACATATATGTTGCCACCCAGCCGCTCTATCGACGCTTTGGCAATTGCCAAACCGAGACCATAACCGCCGTTTTCTGCTGTACGTGATGGATCAGCTCTGTAAAACCTGTCAAATATTTTCGGCAAATCTTCTTCCGCGATAGTCTTACCTCTATTTTGGACAGAGCACAGAACGCGGTGTTTATCTCTTCTTAATGACACGCTAATTTTGCCGTTCGCATCCGAATATTTAATAGCGTTATCAAATAAAATCATAAATATCTTTTTCACAATTTCCATTTCGCTATTGATTATAATGCCAGGCTCTATGGACTGTGAAAATGACAATCCCCTTTCCTTTGCCAATGCTTCCATTGATAATATAACCTCGCCGATAACCTCGCTTATATTAAAAGGTGACTTTATCACCTGGACATTCGCATTTTCCATTCTGGCCAGTGAAAGAAGATCGTT is part of the Oxobacter pfennigii genome and encodes:
- a CDS encoding sensor histidine kinase encodes the protein MKIGTDRMAKLINDLLSLARMENANVQVIKSPFNISEVIGEVILSMEALAKERGLSFSQSIEPGIIINSEMEIVKKIFMILFDNAIKYSDANGKISVSLRRDKHRVLCSVQNRGKTIAEEDLPKIFDRFYRADPSRTAENGGYGLGLAIAKASIERLGGNIYVENTPRGLTTFTFILGDS